A genomic segment from [Flavobacterium] thermophilum encodes:
- a CDS encoding Predicted permease, DMT superfamily, with the protein MKPPSIAKSYAALLIGAFAVSTSAIFVKWSEAPSAVIAFYRLFFAVVIMTPFFLRHIRELKRISRRDWWFSICSGVLLAFHFILWFESLDYTSVASSVVLVTLQPLFAFAGGALFFRERLTAGALASAVLAIAGSVLISWGDFRVSGEALYGDMLALVACAMVTAYWLFGQEVRQRLSLMTYTYIVYGISAAVLWLYAMLFRLSLAAYQLTDWLCFLALAVIPTLLGHSVMNWAVKWVSASTVSMAILFEPVGASALAYWLLDEPIRLFQWIGGIFILTGIGLYLWEKNKKGPLTIQESSGS; encoded by the coding sequence ATGAAGCCGCCAAGCATAGCGAAATCGTATGCTGCGTTATTGATCGGCGCGTTTGCTGTGTCGACATCGGCCATTTTCGTCAAATGGTCGGAGGCGCCGTCGGCCGTTATCGCGTTTTACCGGCTTTTTTTCGCGGTCGTCATCATGACGCCGTTTTTTCTTCGCCATATCCGCGAACTGAAGCGTATTTCCCGACGCGACTGGTGGTTTTCGATTTGTTCCGGCGTGCTGCTTGCGTTTCATTTTATTCTTTGGTTTGAATCGCTCGACTATACTTCCGTCGCCAGCTCGGTCGTGCTTGTGACGCTGCAGCCGCTGTTCGCCTTTGCGGGCGGGGCGCTCTTTTTCCGTGAGCGGCTGACGGCGGGCGCGCTCGCAAGCGCTGTTTTGGCGATTGCGGGAAGCGTCTTGATCAGCTGGGGCGATTTTCGCGTCAGCGGCGAAGCGCTCTATGGGGACATGTTGGCGTTGGTGGCGTGCGCGATGGTGACGGCGTACTGGCTGTTCGGCCAAGAAGTGCGCCAACGGTTGTCGCTCATGACGTATACATATATCGTCTATGGCATCAGTGCGGCGGTGTTGTGGCTGTACGCGATGCTGTTTCGCCTTTCGCTGGCGGCGTATCAGCTGACGGATTGGCTTTGTTTTCTCGCCCTTGCCGTCATTCCAACGCTGCTCGGCCACTCGGTGATGAACTGGGCCGTCAAATGGGTGAGCGCCTCGACGGTGTCGATGGCGATTTTGTTTGAACCGGTCGGCGCTTCGGCGTTGGCGTACTGGCTGCTCGATGAACCGATCCGCCTGTTTCAATGGATCGGCGGCATTTTTATTTTAACAGGAATCGGGCTGTATTTGTGGGAGAAAAACAAAAAAGGCCCGCTAACGATACAAGAAAGCAGCGGATCCTAA
- the sapB_1 gene encoding putative Mg(2+) transport ATPase, translating to MMFDPFLKLGISAILGLIIGLERELKRKPVGLKTCLVISISSCLLTIVSIESAYVFPLKDHITMDPLRLAAQIVSGVGFLGAGVILRRGNDSITGLTTAAIIWGAAGIGVAVGAGFYWESAFGVALLIVSVELIPFLINFFGPKQLREKEVLLQITVADAKNITKVIDHLKQQDINIKTMRIKDVEENEHLLKLRAVIDQKRSTAELYYVIRSIDAVVHVDIESG from the coding sequence ATGATGTTTGATCCGTTCCTCAAATTAGGGATTTCCGCCATCCTCGGGCTGATTATCGGGTTGGAACGGGAATTGAAGCGAAAACCGGTCGGCTTGAAAACGTGCCTTGTCATTTCCATTTCCAGTTGCCTGCTTACGATCGTTTCGATCGAATCGGCGTACGTCTTTCCTCTTAAAGACCATATCACAATGGACCCGCTCCGCCTTGCCGCGCAAATCGTATCCGGGGTTGGGTTCCTGGGAGCGGGCGTCATTTTGCGCCGCGGCAACGACAGCATTACCGGGCTGACGACCGCCGCGATCATTTGGGGGGCGGCAGGGATTGGCGTGGCGGTTGGCGCGGGCTTTTATTGGGAATCGGCGTTCGGTGTGGCGCTGCTCATTGTCAGCGTCGAACTCATTCCATTTTTAATCAACTTTTTCGGACCAAAGCAGCTGCGCGAAAAAGAGGTGCTGTTGCAAATCACCGTGGCGGACGCCAAAAACATTACAAAGGTCATCGACCATTTAAAACAACAGGACATCAACATTAAAACGATGCGCATTAAAGACGTTGAAGAGAATGAACATTTGCTGAAACTAAGAGCCGTCATTGACCAAAAGCGCTCGACCGCCGAGCTTTACTACGTCATTCGCTCCATCGACGCCGTCGTCCATGTCGATATTGAAAGCGGCTGA
- the ywnH gene encoding Putative phosphinothricin acetyltransferase YwnH, translated as MERWLIRDATAADLPHIVRIYNETIPSRMVTADLEPVSVESRKAWFEAHDPHHRPLWVVEDGGDICAWLSFQSFYGRPAYRHTAEVSIYIAESHRGQGLGTKLLKRAIDKAPALEIKTLLGFIFAHNEPSLRLFSRFGFERWGYFPRVAELDGVERDLVIVGKRLV; from the coding sequence ATGGAGCGATGGTTGATTCGTGATGCGACGGCGGCCGATTTGCCGCACATCGTCCGCATTTACAACGAAACGATCCCAAGCCGAATGGTGACAGCGGATTTGGAACCGGTGTCGGTGGAAAGCCGAAAGGCGTGGTTTGAAGCGCATGATCCTCACCATCGGCCGCTTTGGGTGGTGGAAGATGGCGGCGATATTTGCGCCTGGCTCAGTTTCCAATCGTTTTACGGCCGCCCGGCGTACCGCCATACGGCGGAGGTGAGCATTTATATTGCCGAATCGCACCGCGGTCAAGGGCTTGGGACGAAGCTGCTCAAGCGGGCGATCGACAAGGCGCCGGCGCTTGAAATAAAGACGCTGCTCGGCTTTATTTTTGCGCATAATGAACCAAGTTTGCGGCTTTTCTCCCGCTTCGGATTTGAACGGTGGGGATATTTTCCGCGCGTGGCGGAACTGGATGGGGTGGAACGCGATTTGGTCATCGTCGGCAAACGGCTTGTATAG
- a CDS encoding YugN-like family, producing MIELPSRLEGKQFQLYHLEEQLKPLGYVIGGGWDYDHGYFDYKIADDLGYQFLRVPFRAVDGQLDSHGTTVELGRPFLLAHKYQQGIDDFADVGNVGAAFNQFAEPQDPDATVPERYISVGKALVQELERRLLD from the coding sequence ATGATTGAACTTCCGTCGCGTTTGGAAGGGAAGCAATTTCAGCTGTACCATTTGGAAGAGCAATTAAAACCACTCGGTTATGTGATCGGCGGCGGCTGGGATTACGATCACGGGTATTTTGACTACAAAATCGCCGACGACTTAGGTTACCAGTTTTTGCGCGTGCCGTTTCGGGCAGTCGACGGGCAGCTTGATTCGCATGGCACGACGGTGGAGCTTGGGCGGCCGTTTTTGCTTGCGCATAAATATCAACAAGGAATTGATGATTTCGCCGATGTGGGCAATGTGGGGGCGGCGTTCAACCAGTTTGCCGAACCGCAAGACCCGGATGCGACCGTTCCCGAGCGGTATATTTCCGTCGGTAAAGCGCTCGTTCAAGAGTTGGAGCGCCGCCTGCTCGATTAA
- the tgl gene encoding Protein-glutamine gamma-glutamyltransferase, with translation MIRILSSPSGFHVSGSSSLPPNEQRILHALVSSPELYTYPNEQQLLFEIKLRSQIVQASVDLAKSRAQFAIFRFSRCNSQFWLRDERGGFQLRPDVLPSDAINDIFVNSELYAFECATAIVIVFYKAVLEGIDVSAFNRLFAHLLLYDWHTDKDLGIETKKGEHFLPGDCLYFKNPDVDPLTPQWQGENTIYLGDGLFYGHGIGIETADGIIAALNRRRKQWATKSAYLLPHITQMNFAYLSQFARRFDELRLPLGRLPWIAGTLGSAAFLYR, from the coding sequence TTGATTCGCATCTTGTCATCTCCGTCCGGTTTTCACGTTTCCGGCTCGTCCTCGCTTCCGCCGAATGAACAGCGCATTTTGCACGCCCTTGTGTCTTCCCCTGAACTATATACGTATCCGAACGAACAGCAACTGCTGTTTGAAATCAAGCTTCGCAGCCAGATCGTTCAAGCCTCGGTGGACTTGGCGAAAAGCCGGGCGCAGTTTGCCATTTTCCGTTTTTCGCGCTGCAACAGCCAGTTCTGGCTGCGGGATGAGCGCGGGGGGTTTCAGCTTCGGCCAGACGTTCTTCCATCGGACGCCATCAATGATATTTTTGTCAACAGCGAACTGTACGCCTTTGAGTGCGCGACGGCGATCGTCATCGTTTTTTATAAAGCGGTGCTTGAAGGGATTGACGTGTCGGCGTTCAATCGTTTGTTTGCCCATTTGCTGCTGTATGACTGGCATACGGACAAAGACCTCGGTATCGAAACGAAAAAGGGAGAACACTTTCTCCCCGGGGACTGCCTTTATTTTAAAAACCCGGACGTTGATCCGCTGACACCGCAATGGCAAGGGGAGAACACGATCTATTTGGGCGATGGCTTGTTTTACGGACACGGCATCGGCATCGAGACAGCGGACGGCATCATCGCCGCCCTCAACCGGAGGCGGAAGCAGTGGGCGACGAAATCCGCCTATCTTCTTCCTCATATTACACAAATGAACTTCGCTTATTTATCCCAATTCGCCCGCCGCTTCGACGAACTCCGCCTGCCGCTCGGCCGTCTGCCATGGATCGCCGGGACGTTAGGATCCGCTGCTTTCTTGTATCGTTAG
- the swrC gene encoding Swarming motility protein SwrC — protein sequence MRKVIQFSLNNKLAIWILTIIVAVAGLYSGMNMKLETIPNINVPFISVSTVYPGATPEEVAKKVTEPIEQRVEHLDGVTVVRSSSFQHASFVQIEYEFDKDMEKAQNEVKEALSHLKLPDGAQEPDVSRISFSAFPVISLSVTNPDESLAELTETVERHVVPELEGIDGVDSVEVAGQQMQEVNIRLDEQKLKQYGLTEQSVINVIQASAVSLPLGLYTFGDTEKSVVIDGRIVTVDDLKALRIPIAPANGAAQSPMAGGEGMGAAGQMQGMAAGQGAAAQTQGAASGQAGTSPSIPSVSLSDLAEVEVVAKAESISRTNGEPSIGVQIVKAQDANTVTVVNAVKEKIKDLEKRYDGLRIITVFDQGQPIEDSVNTMVDKAVFGALFAVIVIFLFLRNIRTTLISVVSIPLSLLIAILLLYEMDITLNLMTLGAMTVAIGRVIDDSIVVVENIYRRMTLPDEPLTGKELIVSATKEMFIPIASSTIVTVAVFLPLGLVKGMVGELFLPFALTIVFALLASLIVAVTVVPALAHWLFRNGVAAKRVRAKERKSLLASWYKTVLRWSLDHKLIVSGAAVLLLVASLFLVPYVGVSFLPSDEQKMIVATYSPAPGQTVDQVERIAKEVEAFFEKRDGVKNIQLSVGGGNPMNPGQDNAALFYVEYDPDVKNFAEEKEKVMKALDERGDKGEWQSQDVSGTGTSNVIELNVYGDQMEEIEPIVEKVADILRDHDELTNVKTSMSARFEEYTLVADQKKLSEFGLTAAQIAAALSENGERQAIATVKQDGEDLNVYIAAEKEQYDDIRDLMKKTIVSPLGIQVPIEDVAELKKGHTYSEIQRYDGRVYASVSAEVKTKDVAAVSADVQKAIDKLRVPSNVDIHMGGVTEDIEEAFTQLGLAMLAAVAIVYFVLVVTFGGGLAPFAILFSLPFTVIGALLALFIADETISISALIGMLMLIGIVVTNAIVLIDRVIHKERDGLSTREALLEAAGTRLRPILMTAIATVGALLPLAFGMEGGALISKGLGVTVIGGLTSSTLLTLIIVPIVYETLMKWKKKGASASE from the coding sequence GTGAGGAAAGTCATTCAGTTTTCGCTCAATAATAAGCTCGCCATTTGGATTTTGACGATTATTGTTGCTGTGGCGGGGTTGTATTCGGGAATGAACATGAAACTCGAAACGATCCCGAACATTAACGTTCCGTTCATTTCCGTCTCGACGGTCTATCCGGGGGCTACGCCGGAAGAAGTGGCCAAGAAGGTGACGGAGCCGATTGAACAGCGGGTCGAACATTTGGACGGTGTCACGGTTGTCCGTTCCTCTTCCTTTCAACATGCATCGTTTGTACAAATTGAATATGAGTTCGACAAAGATATGGAAAAAGCGCAAAATGAAGTGAAAGAGGCGCTTAGTCATTTGAAGCTGCCTGATGGGGCGCAGGAGCCGGACGTTTCCCGGATTAGCTTTTCCGCTTTTCCGGTCATCTCATTAAGCGTGACCAATCCGGACGAATCGTTAGCTGAGCTGACAGAAACGGTTGAGCGTCATGTCGTCCCGGAATTGGAGGGCATCGACGGCGTTGATTCGGTTGAAGTCGCTGGCCAGCAAATGCAAGAAGTGAACATTCGACTCGATGAACAGAAGTTGAAGCAGTATGGGCTGACTGAACAATCGGTCATCAACGTCATTCAAGCTTCCGCTGTTTCACTTCCGCTCGGTCTGTACACGTTTGGAGATACGGAAAAATCGGTCGTCATCGACGGACGCATCGTCACGGTCGATGACTTAAAAGCGCTCCGCATTCCGATCGCCCCTGCTAATGGAGCAGCGCAGTCACCGATGGCAGGCGGCGAAGGAATGGGAGCGGCCGGTCAGATGCAAGGAATGGCGGCAGGTCAAGGAGCAGCGGCCCAAACGCAAGGCGCCGCTTCTGGCCAAGCAGGTACATCTCCTTCGATTCCTTCTGTTTCGTTGAGCGATCTGGCTGAAGTGGAAGTCGTCGCTAAAGCAGAATCGATTTCGCGGACGAACGGTGAACCGTCAATCGGCGTGCAAATCGTGAAAGCGCAAGACGCTAATACGGTCACTGTCGTCAACGCCGTCAAGGAAAAAATCAAAGATCTCGAGAAGCGCTATGACGGGTTGCGCATTATCACTGTGTTTGACCAAGGGCAGCCGATTGAAGATTCGGTGAACACGATGGTGGACAAAGCAGTGTTTGGCGCACTGTTTGCGGTCATTGTCATTTTCCTGTTTTTGCGCAACATCCGCACGACGTTGATTTCCGTCGTGTCGATTCCGCTGTCGCTGTTGATTGCGATTTTGCTGCTGTATGAGATGGATATTACGCTCAATCTCATGACGCTTGGCGCCATGACGGTGGCGATCGGCCGCGTCATTGACGATTCGATCGTTGTTGTGGAAAACATTTACCGGCGCATGACATTGCCGGATGAACCGCTCACTGGAAAAGAACTGATCGTCTCGGCAACGAAAGAAATGTTTATCCCGATCGCGTCGTCGACGATTGTAACGGTGGCCGTCTTTTTGCCGCTCGGATTGGTCAAAGGGATGGTTGGCGAGCTGTTTTTGCCGTTTGCGCTAACGATTGTGTTTGCGTTACTCGCCTCGCTAATTGTTGCGGTTACCGTTGTTCCGGCGTTGGCTCACTGGCTGTTCCGCAATGGCGTGGCAGCGAAACGCGTCCGGGCAAAGGAAAGAAAAAGCCTCTTGGCGTCTTGGTATAAAACGGTGCTCCGTTGGTCGTTGGATCATAAACTCATCGTGAGCGGCGCAGCCGTGTTGCTGCTTGTTGCAAGTTTGTTCCTCGTCCCGTATGTTGGGGTCAGCTTCTTGCCATCTGATGAGCAAAAAATGATTGTTGCTACGTACAGTCCTGCTCCGGGGCAAACGGTGGATCAAGTGGAACGCATTGCTAAAGAAGTGGAGGCGTTTTTCGAGAAGCGCGACGGAGTAAAGAACATTCAACTGTCTGTCGGCGGGGGCAACCCGATGAACCCGGGTCAGGACAATGCAGCGCTGTTTTATGTCGAGTATGACCCCGATGTGAAAAACTTTGCCGAAGAGAAGGAAAAAGTGATGAAGGCGCTTGATGAGCGCGGAGACAAAGGGGAATGGCAAAGCCAGGACGTTTCGGGCACCGGGACATCCAATGTGATTGAGCTTAACGTGTACGGGGATCAAATGGAAGAAATCGAGCCGATTGTTGAGAAAGTAGCGGACATTTTGCGCGATCATGATGAGTTGACCAATGTGAAAACAAGCATGTCCGCCCGGTTTGAAGAATATACGCTTGTCGCCGACCAGAAAAAATTAAGTGAATTCGGGCTGACTGCTGCACAAATCGCCGCAGCGTTGTCCGAGAATGGCGAGCGCCAAGCGATTGCGACGGTTAAGCAAGATGGTGAAGATCTCAACGTCTACATTGCGGCTGAAAAAGAGCAATACGATGATATTCGTGATTTGATGAAGAAAACGATTGTGTCGCCGCTTGGTATCCAAGTGCCGATTGAAGATGTGGCCGAGTTGAAAAAAGGGCATACGTACAGCGAAATTCAACGCTATGACGGCCGGGTATACGCGAGCGTGTCGGCGGAAGTGAAAACGAAAGACGTCGCCGCTGTGTCGGCGGACGTGCAAAAGGCCATCGACAAGCTGCGCGTTCCATCCAATGTCGATATCCACATGGGAGGAGTCACCGAAGATATCGAAGAGGCGTTCACCCAGCTCGGGCTCGCGATGCTCGCCGCCGTAGCGATCGTCTATTTTGTGCTTGTCGTCACGTTTGGCGGCGGGTTGGCGCCGTTTGCGATTTTGTTCTCGCTGCCGTTTACCGTCATTGGTGCGCTCCTGGCTCTGTTTATTGCTGACGAAACCATCAGCATTTCAGCGCTGATCGGCATGTTGATGTTGATTGGCATCGTGGTCACGAACGCCATCGTTTTGATTGACCGCGTCATTCATAAAGAACGCGACGGACTGTCGACGCGCGAAGCGCTTTTGGAAGCGGCCGGGACGCGCTTGCGCCCGATCTTAATGACAGCCATTGCGACTGTCGGCGCGTTGCTCCCGCTCGCGTTTGGAATGGAAGGCGGGGCGTTGATTTCCAAAGGACTCGGCGTGACCGTCATCGGTGGATTGACGAGCTCTACACTTTTGACCCTGATCATTGTCCCGATCGTTTATGAGACCTTGATGAAGTGGAAGAAAAAAGGCGCTTCCGCAAGCGAGTGA
- the pgi gene encoding Glucose-6-phosphate isomerase produces MTHIRFDYSKALAFFGEHELTYLRDAVKVAHHSLHEKTGTGSDFLGWLDWPVDYDKDEFARIKEAAKKIQSDSDVLLVIGIGGSYLGARAAIEMLHHSFYNALPKEKRKTPQIIFVGNNISSTYMKDVIDFLEGKDFSINVISKSGTTTEPAIAFRIFRKLLEDKYGKEEARRRIYATTDSKRGALRTLANEEGYETFVIPDDIGGRYSVLTAVGLLPIAASGADIDAMMEGAAKARSDFSSSELEDNAAYQYAAIRNILYNKGKTIELLVNYEPALHYFAEWWKQLFGESEGKDQKGIYPASADFSTDLHSLGQYIQEGRRDLFETVLKLEEPRHELVIEAEDNDLDGLNYLAGKTVDFVNTKAFEGTLLAHTDGGVPNLVITLPKLDEYTFGYLVYFFEKACAMSGYLLGVNPFDQPGVEAYKKNMFALLGKPGYEQLKEELEKRLK; encoded by the coding sequence ATGACCCATATTCGGTTCGATTATTCGAAAGCGCTCGCCTTTTTTGGCGAACATGAGCTTACATACTTGCGCGATGCGGTGAAAGTCGCGCATCATTCTCTTCACGAAAAAACCGGAACCGGGAGCGACTTTTTAGGCTGGCTTGACTGGCCGGTCGACTATGACAAAGACGAATTCGCCCGCATCAAGGAGGCGGCGAAAAAGATTCAATCAGACTCCGATGTCCTTCTTGTGATCGGCATCGGCGGCTCGTATCTTGGCGCGCGCGCGGCGATTGAGATGCTGCATCATTCGTTTTACAACGCCTTGCCGAAAGAGAAGCGGAAAACGCCGCAAATCATTTTTGTCGGCAACAACATCAGCTCGACGTACATGAAAGACGTCATCGATTTCTTGGAAGGAAAAGACTTCTCGATCAACGTCATTTCCAAATCGGGGACGACGACCGAGCCGGCGATCGCGTTCCGTATTTTCCGCAAACTGCTCGAGGATAAATACGGCAAAGAGGAAGCGCGCCGCCGCATTTATGCGACGACGGACAGCAAGCGCGGCGCGTTAAGAACGCTCGCCAACGAGGAAGGGTATGAAACGTTTGTCATTCCGGATGACATTGGCGGCCGCTATTCGGTGTTGACCGCGGTCGGGCTATTGCCGATTGCTGCCAGCGGCGCGGACATCGACGCGATGATGGAAGGCGCGGCGAAAGCGCGCAGCGATTTCAGTTCCTCGGAGCTTGAGGACAACGCTGCCTACCAATACGCCGCCATCCGCAACATTTTGTACAACAAAGGGAAAACGATCGAACTGCTTGTGAACTACGAACCGGCGCTGCACTACTTCGCCGAATGGTGGAAGCAATTGTTTGGCGAAAGCGAAGGGAAAGACCAAAAAGGGATTTACCCGGCGTCGGCCGACTTTTCGACCGACTTGCATTCGCTCGGCCAATACATTCAAGAAGGGCGCCGCGATTTGTTTGAAACGGTGCTGAAGCTAGAAGAACCGCGCCATGAATTGGTCATCGAAGCGGAAGACAACGACCTTGACGGACTCAACTATTTGGCGGGAAAAACGGTCGATTTCGTCAACACGAAAGCGTTCGAAGGGACGCTGCTCGCCCATACGGACGGCGGCGTGCCGAACTTGGTCATCACCTTGCCGAAACTGGATGAGTACACGTTTGGCTATCTCGTCTACTTCTTTGAGAAAGCGTGCGCTATGAGCGGCTACTTGCTCGGGGTGAATCCATTTGACCAACCGGGAGTGGAAGCATACAAAAAGAACATGTTCGCCCTCTTGGGCAAGCCGGGGTATGAGCAGCTGAAAGAAGAGCTGGAAAAACGGCTGAAATGA
- a CDS encoding acid-soluble spore protein H has protein sequence MDMNRVKQIVSSPADIPVYYNGVSVWIDGYDEENQMATVHLRDGRLNERRDVPVAELEEKGEAAH, from the coding sequence ATGGACATGAACCGTGTAAAACAAATCGTTTCATCACCTGCCGATATTCCTGTGTATTACAACGGGGTATCGGTTTGGATTGACGGGTATGACGAAGAAAACCAAATGGCAACTGTCCATTTGCGCGACGGCCGGCTCAATGAGCGTCGGGACGTGCCGGTGGCCGAACTGGAGGAAAAGGGAGAAGCCGCCCACTAA
- the yokF gene encoding SPBc2 prophage-derived endonuclease yokF precursor has protein sequence MKRMMIMIVCLMMMAPIYAAAHRGELDELGGHFRNSDCTYLLHEPTALAKQAKTKEELVQLIQKYNGNERCKRNLTPDRIDLDGHALGGKEGDASLRLGRTYKAALVGCVDGDTAKFRVNGHVYTTRFLFIDTPESTIEVEPYGKEASQFTCSRLQKGDIVLETDGNTLFDKYQRLLAWVWVDGRLLQEEIAKAGLVEDFYDYGDYKYEDRVRAALNEAKRTGAGMYGRGAADEKPTPNGADQPPDGNTPANEKPAGSPAADQPSASDQEAAPKDRAGHPVVYALLGLLAAAALYWFVRRGT, from the coding sequence ATGAAGCGAATGATGATCATGATCGTTTGTTTGATGATGATGGCCCCGATATATGCAGCCGCCCATCGTGGCGAACTAGATGAATTGGGCGGACATTTTCGCAACAGCGACTGCACGTACTTGCTGCATGAACCGACTGCGCTCGCGAAACAGGCGAAAACGAAAGAAGAGCTTGTCCAACTTATTCAGAAATACAACGGCAATGAACGATGCAAGCGAAACCTCACTCCTGACCGCATTGACCTCGACGGCCATGCGCTCGGGGGAAAAGAGGGCGATGCTTCGCTGCGGCTGGGCCGGACATACAAAGCGGCATTGGTAGGGTGCGTGGACGGTGACACGGCCAAATTCCGTGTGAACGGCCATGTGTATACAACCCGCTTTTTGTTCATTGACACCCCGGAAAGCACGATCGAAGTCGAGCCATATGGAAAAGAAGCGAGCCAGTTCACGTGCTCCCGCCTGCAAAAAGGGGATATTGTGCTTGAAACAGACGGGAATACGTTGTTCGACAAATACCAGCGGCTGCTCGCCTGGGTGTGGGTGGACGGTCGCCTGCTGCAAGAGGAGATTGCCAAAGCGGGATTGGTGGAAGACTTTTATGACTATGGCGATTACAAATACGAAGACCGTGTCCGCGCCGCGTTGAACGAGGCGAAACGGACGGGGGCGGGCATGTACGGAAGGGGAGCGGCGGATGAAAAGCCAACGCCAAACGGGGCGGACCAGCCGCCTGATGGCAACACGCCGGCAAACGAGAAGCCCGCTGGCAGCCCGGCCGCCGATCAACCGTCTGCTTCCGATCAAGAGGCGGCGCCGAAAGACCGCGCGGGTCATCCCGTTGTTTATGCGTTGCTTGGTTTGCTGGCGGCGGCCGCGCTCTATTGGTTCGTCCGCCGGGGGACATGA
- a CDS encoding MlotiK1 channel, which yields MKMRNLLVSYWRMSTVLRLFAIASAIIVLFGALMHVIEPETFRTIFDGIWWASVTTTTIGYGDIVPKTLAGKLAAIVLIALGTGIIAAYFASISAAAASRETAHTNGQLPYTERGHVIIVGWNERAREMLLRFARQDSLPRFVLIDATVPSHPLPHIPFHFIKGSAHDDAVLEKANIGHAQFVIITADPHKAEEDADTDTIVALLAAKSLNPSVYAIVEILTARNVQNAFRAGADEVVQTNLLASTAMAASLRSPGVAGAIERMLGRFGEQTLRLLTPTEQQIGQPFTTVQQLLLEQNITLLGVIRGDNGNLSILPQRPIEEHDRLFVFVP from the coding sequence ATGAAAATGAGGAACTTGCTTGTTTCCTATTGGCGGATGTCAACCGTTCTCCGTCTGTTCGCTATCGCGAGCGCCATTATCGTCTTGTTTGGTGCACTGATGCATGTGATTGAGCCGGAGACATTCCGCACCATCTTTGATGGCATTTGGTGGGCGAGCGTGACGACAACGACGATCGGCTATGGGGATATCGTTCCGAAAACACTCGCGGGAAAGCTTGCTGCGATAGTGCTTATCGCCCTCGGCACTGGAATCATCGCTGCTTATTTCGCTTCGATATCGGCAGCAGCAGCTTCTCGGGAAACGGCGCATACGAACGGGCAGCTTCCATATACAGAGCGGGGACACGTCATTATTGTCGGTTGGAATGAGCGGGCACGCGAAATGCTGCTTCGCTTCGCTAGACAAGATTCGCTGCCCCGCTTTGTCCTGATCGACGCTACTGTACCGTCCCATCCGCTTCCACACATTCCTTTTCATTTTATTAAAGGGTCGGCACACGATGATGCGGTGCTCGAAAAGGCCAATATTGGCCATGCCCAGTTTGTGATCATTACCGCCGACCCGCATAAAGCAGAAGAGGACGCCGATACAGATACGATCGTCGCGCTGCTCGCTGCCAAGAGCCTCAACCCGTCGGTGTATGCCATCGTGGAAATATTGACCGCCCGCAATGTCCAAAACGCTTTTCGCGCCGGAGCGGATGAAGTGGTTCAAACGAACTTGCTGGCGAGCACTGCGATGGCGGCCAGCCTTCGCTCACCGGGAGTCGCCGGCGCCATCGAGAGAATGCTCGGTCGATTTGGCGAACAAACCTTGCGCCTTCTCACCCCCACCGAGCAACAAATCGGCCAGCCGTTCACCACCGTCCAGCAGCTGCTGCTTGAGCAAAATATCACGCTGCTTGGCGTCATCCGCGGGGACAATGGGAACCTTTCCATTTTGCCGCAGCGCCCGATCGAAGAACATGATCGCCTGTTCGTGTTTGTTCCTTAA